From a region of the Lactuca sativa cultivar Salinas chromosome 4, Lsat_Salinas_v11, whole genome shotgun sequence genome:
- the LOC111891594 gene encoding BTB/POZ domain-containing protein At1g67900, whose product MKFMKLGSRPDTFYNSDSVRSVSSEVSSDLVVQVSGTRYLLHKFPLLSKCLRLQRLCSESPESSSQHQIIQLSEFPGGTESFELCAKFCYGITITLSAYNIVAARCASEYLQMTEDVEKGNLVYKLDVFLNSCILNGWKDSIITLQSTKPFHLWSEDLGITSRCIEAIASKVLSNPSKVSLSHSYSRRGRDRDDISCNGGGESHRNNKTGGKGWWAEDLSELGIDLYWRTMIALKSGGKVPANLVGDALRVYASKWLPNVSRNPEKDVDSNPSNSKSRLLLESIISLLPMERNSVSCSFLLKLLKAANILRASSSSRTELSRRIGVQLEEATVPDLLIPSSSNDTIYDVDVILNILDQFMLQSQSPPTSPVHLKGRFERHRRSRSANNGDFELQESRRSSSASHSSKIKVAKLVDLYLQEIARDVNLPLSKFTALAEAIPDFARLDHDDLYKAIDIYLKSHPNLNKTERKRICRILDCKKLSMEVCMHAAQNELLPLRVVVQVLFFEQARAAMAGGQLTDLPSNIKALLAAQDDATSRPPGSISTNRSMVQPEDQWSVSGLKSPKSSLSTLRMKLAEDDDLDEHFQANSSKVKQLCSLPNRPKRMFGKLWSSNRSTSEKR is encoded by the exons ATGAAGTTTATGAAACTTGGTTCTCGGCCTGATACTTTTTACAATTCAGACTCTGTAAG ATCAGTTTCTTCCGAAGTTTCTAGTGATCTTGTAGTTCAAGTGAGCGGAACAAGATATTTGCTTCACAAG TTTCCACTTTTATCCAAGTGTTTGCGGTTACAAAGACTCTGTTCCGAAAGCCCAGAATCGTCCTCCCAACATCAAATAATCCAACTCTCGGAATTCCCAGGAGGCACCGAATCCTTCGAATTATGTGCAAAATTCTGCTACGGAATCACAATTACTCTCAGTGCTTACAACATCGTAGCAGCTCGTTGTGCATCCGAATACCTTCAAATGACAGAAGATGTCGAGAAAGGGAATCTCGTTTACAAACTCGATGTGTTCCTCAATTCTTGCATCCTCAACGGCTGGAAAGATTCAATCATAACACTTCAATCCACGAAGCCATTCCATTTATGGTCTGAAGATTTGGGAATCACTAGCCGGTGTATCGAAGCCATCGCGTCAAAAGTCCTTTCTAACCCTTCGAAAGTGAGTTTATCTCATAGCTATTCCAGGCGAGGGAGGGACAGAGATGACATTTCTTGTAATGGCGGCGGTGAAAGTCACCGGAATAATAAAACCGGTGGGAAAGGGTGGTGGGCGGAGGATCTTTCTGAATTGGGTATCGATCTTTATTGGAGAACGATGATTGCCCTAAAATCCGGTGGCAAAGTTCCTGCAAATCTTGTTGGGGACGCGTTGAGGGTATATGCGTCCAAATGGCTACCAAACGTTTCAAGAAATCCTGAAAAGGATGTCGATTCAAATCCTTCGAATTCGAAAAGTCGGTTGTTACTGGAATCAATAATCAGTTTGCTACCAATGGAAAGAAACTCGGTTTCTTGTAGCTTTTTGCTTAAATTATTAAAAGCAGCGAATATTCTCCGAGcttcatcttcttcaagaacGGAACTATCTAGAAGAATCGGGGTTCAATTAGAGGAAGCAACGGTTCCCGATTTACTGATTCCATCTTCTTCAAACGACACGATTTATGATGTCGATGTAATTTTGAACATTTTGGACCAGTTTATGTTACAAAGTCAAAGTCCACCAACAAGTCCTGTACATTTAAAGGGTCGATTTGAGCGACATAGAAGGTCAAGGTCAGCGAATAATGGTGATTTTGAGTTGCAGGAAAGTAGGAGGTCTTCTTCTGCTTCTCATAGCTCTAAGATCAAAGTGGCAAAGCTTGTGGATCTATATTTACAGGAGATTGCTAGAGATGTGAATCTGCCATTGTCGAAGTTCACTGCTTTAGCTGAAGCTATTCCTGATTTTGCTAGATTGGATCACGATGATCTTTACAAAGCCATTGATATTTATCTCAAG TCACATCCAAACCTCAACAAAACAGAAAGGAAGCGAATTTGTAGAATACTTGATTGCAAGAAGTTATCAATGGAAGTTTGCATGCATGCAGCACAAAACGAACTTCTCCCATTACGTGTAGTGGTTCAAGTCCTTTTCTTTGAGCAAGCTCGGGCAGCCATGGCTGGGGGTCAGCTGACCGACCTACCCAGTAACATCAAAGCACTATTAGCTGCTCAAGATGATGCAACATCAAGGCCACCAGGCTCAATAAGCACCAACAGAAGCATGGTACAACCAGAAGATCAATGGAGTGTTTCGGGTCTTAAATCACCAAAATCAAGTCTTTCCACATTAAGAATGAAGTTAGCTGAAGATGATGATTTGGATGAACATTTTCAAGCTAACTCTTCAAAAGTGAAGCAACTTTGTTCACTTCCTAATCGCCCAAAACGAATGTTTGGTAAGTTATGGTCCTCAAACAGAAGCACAAGTGAAAaacgttaa